One Aegilops tauschii subsp. strangulata cultivar AL8/78 chromosome 2, Aet v6.0, whole genome shotgun sequence genomic window, TGTGTCGTACCGCCTTGGCCATAGCAGTATCCTTTTGCATATGATGCACTCTAACTCTTCGATGGCGAGCCGAATTGCCTTCGCGTTCTTGCGGGGAGGCGCCTCATGTCCGTCTCCGTGGTGGTCAATGATCGGCGGAAGACATCGCGGAACAGCTTCTCGTCCAAGTCGACATGCGCGGATCTCGCGCGTGTGCGGGAGAAGCCTACCCCCATCGCCCTCTATGCACCCTGCTGCCTCTCGCGGCGGGGGGCTTTGGCCTCCTGCTCTGACATCCTCATCTAGTGGCTCGACGCAGGCATGAGCACCCAACGTTTCCTGGGAGCAACTCGGGCTAGAGGGGAAGGGGAGTTGCGTGCCTGACAGTGGATCTGGAGTGACATAGACCACGACGAGCCACCGCGCTCGGCCTCAATGCCTCGCCGAGACACCAGAGACTACGCGAACGATGTAGAGCTTGATATGCCACCAGTATCCACCCGAGAACGCTTGATGGAAATGCAAAGTGCGAGCTCCTCGTCGCTCAGAGCCTCGCTACAGGAGCCTTGCTGTCAGAGCCGTCCTCCTTCAAGAGCCCGTCATATTAGATGTGATTAGACTTGTTGCCAGAGGAGCTCCTAGAGTGCCTGTCGGAGTTGACTATAGTGGAGGAGAGGGGACGTGAATGAAGGGGAGGATACCGAGAGGGAAGCAAAGCAGCCGAGTGTGGACTTTGACCAGGGCTTCGTCCAGTGATGTGGTATTTGGAAGTCGTGGTGGGCCATAGCATACATGGCGGACGCGTCCGGACACGTCTGGACCTCCCCATATCCACCCCCATATTATGCTATGCATGAGTGTGCGGGACAACCCAGATGTTTAGGTTGCGTTCGCTGGTCCGGTGGGGTGATAAATTTATGACCGGAGAGGCCACCCGAACATTTTGCACTGGTACGGAGTGTCTGGTTGTAGATGTTCTGAAATAGTTTGGGACCATCTATATGTGAGGTACATGGAAACATTTCAACCATTAGTCAATTTTCTCACGAGCCGTTAGATCTTAATCCAACGGCCCAAAACAGATCATCACTATTCATCTTCAACTTCCCTATCTCTTCTTCCTCATGCAAACCTCTAGCTACCTCGCCCCAACCGTCGGCCTCCACCACGCGTAGACGATGAGCGCTACCGCGTGCTGTTTCACAACGGCGCCCCTCTCTCCCCACGTCGTTGTTAGCCACCACACCGACCACCCCTCTACCCCTCCGATCTGGAGGAACCCCAACGACCCCCTCCCCCCTCGACCGCCTCCCAGTTAAGTTTCTTCCTCACCTCCACCACCGTTGCTGGCCACTGCCTCGGTCATCCCTCTCCCCCCTCTCGATCTGGACGAACCCCGACGGCTCCCCGATCTCCTCCCCCCAAGTTTCTTTCTCACCTCAATCCGGGACACGACAGCTCGCCGCCGCTCGCAGCGTCGCCCATGCCTCCGGAAGGTCCTGGCTCGGCCTCAGCATGGCCGACGCTCATCGCTGCCACTCCTCACGCCATCCCCACCTTCGGCATCCTGCATAATAGAAATAAACCGACGCGAGGAAAAAATTTCAGGCACCTAAGATTTAGCAAAAGCCCAAATAATTTATGCAGTGATacgtagtactccctccgtccagaaatACTTGTCTTATAAATGGATAAAATGGATGTATTTATAATTAAAATAAGTCTAGACACACCGATTTTTAGGACAAATATTTTCGGACAAAGGGAGTACATATAGATAAATCAAAGGGCGCTTGAATAGTTGGTTGGTTGGATTATGCAAGAAAGTCCACCTGGAAAACCAGAAGCCGGGCAAACCCGGGGACGGAGAGAGCACCCACGGTAATGGGAGGGATGTTTCGCTAGGGGGGATGCACCCCCGTAACCAGTGGAAGTAAACAAAGACAGTCAAGTACACGTACCAGTCATCAAATTGCCTCCTCGGACTCGCGACGCGGCCAATACCCTAATACCAGCACCACCCCGTTCCCAGTTTTCGCAAAACCACTGGCGCCGTCCCGCTCTCCCTTCTTCTTTATATCATCACAATCAATCGCTCCTGGATTGCATAGCTCACATCACATCAATACATCACCACCACCCTCCtctctcctctccctccctctctcctcgTAGACACCTTCTTCTCCTTCTAGGTTTCCTTGCCTGTGCAGGCTCCAGCACGTACTACACTCAAGGACCGACGACGACGATGCGGCTTAGCTGCAACGGCTGCCGCGTGCTGCGGAAGGGCTGCAGCGAGGACTGCAGCATCCGCCCCTGCCTGCAGTGGATCAAGAGCCCCGAGGCGCAGGCCAACGCCACCGTCTTCCTCGCCAAGTTCTACGGCCGCGCGGGGCTCATGAACCTCATCAACGCCGGCACGGACGACAGCCTCCGCCCCGGCATCTTCCGCTCGCTCCTCTACGAGGCCTGCGGCCGGATCGTCAATCCCATCTACGGCTCTGTCGGCCTGCTCTGGTCCAACAACTGGCAGATGTGCCAGGCCGCCGTCGAGGCCGTCCTCAGCGGCAAGCCCATCGTCCAGGTCTCCTCCGAGGATGCCGCCGCCGACCGGACCCCGCCGCTCAAGGCGTACGACATCCGCCACGTCTCCACCTCGTCAGCCGCCGACGGGAGGCTCCACAAGGTCGCCAAGCCCGGCCGCACCCGCTTCAAGCGcgcgtcctccgcctcgtcccACCACAACCCGTCCAGCGACTCCAACAAcaagccgcagccgcagccgcggGCGCCCACGGCGGAGGAGGAGCTGGATCGTCAACACCGCAAGGAGATGCAGGAGGGCGCGTTCCAGCGTGCTCCGAGCCACGAATCCTCCGACAGCCGACACGAGGACCCCGTGGAGCCACACTGCCAGCAAGAGGCGTCCGCGGACACGGAGGCCGAGGCGGGGTCGCACGTCAGCCAGGCggagcaggagcaggagcagAGCACAGAGCCGGCCGCAGAGCACGCGGAGGAGGTCGAAaaggaggaggacgaagaactAGGGCTCGAGCTCACGCTTGGATTCGCTCCCGTCGCAGCACGGCCGGCCGGATTTCACCTGAGCGTCCGGACCGCGGCGGAGCCGGCTTTCGTCGGGCTCCGGTTCCTCTGAAATAGGGGGAAATTTTAAGCACATTTACCTTGTGAAAACATAGAGAGCTATTTGATGGACTCTTTTATCTTTAATTGGAAAAAAAAATTAGGTCCGTTAGTTCGTTTTTGTTTCATGGTTGCAATGAGTGTACAGACAATAGCTCCGCATGGCCAAGATTTTTCCAATAAAAAAATGTGTTTTGCAGTCTGTTCTACTGGTGCATTTTGTCAGTCCAGTATGATTGGATCGTGAAATCTAAGCGTTCTAAGCTACGGTTCTACGGCTTCCTGCACGCACTGCCCTTGTCAGCTCCAACGTCATTGGAGGTCTCTGGTTCTTTTACGTCCGCTCGGTGATTTCGGATGCTAAAAATGATGGGTCTCTGCAatgctactccctctgtttctaaaGATTTCAATACAAACCACATAcaaatgtatatagacatattttataatatagattCGCTCATTTTGCTCTATATGCAATCTCTTATTAGAATCTCTAAAAACTTATATTTAAGAATCGAGGGAGTACAATACAATGCTACAATGGCGTCCCGTCCATCTTGAAGAAGGACGAAAATGGACGATGCATGACTGCATTGTGGATGCTTGCATATGCCACGACCGCAGATTTGTGGGACAAGTATCTCCGGAAGTCTACATCTGATGTCTGAGAGCACGTGCGGAGATGTTATGATCAGATTTTTTACTGCGGTGGTCAAGGTGTTTGGACCTAACTACTTGAGAGAACCAACTGCCACGGACACCGAAAGACTCTTGGCAATGTCCGAAGCAAGAGGTGGCCTTATTTGCTCGGATCTCTTGATTGCATGCACCAGAGATGAAAGAACTTCCCAAAAGCTCTACAAGGGCAATATGAGGGCCATGTTAAGAAGCCCAACATCATTTTTGAAGCAGTTTCATAATCACATGACATGTGGATTTGATATGCTTTTTTTGACATGTCTCgatctcacaatgacatcaatgtaCTACAACAGTCTTCATTGTTTGCTAGGTTGTCTAAAAATTAAACTTCTTCTTGCAACTATACTGTCAATGGGCATGAGTACAAGATGGCTACCATATGGCTAACGCTATTTATCCTTCGTGGGCTACATTCGTCAAGACTATCTTTGAGACAATAGGTCAGAAAAGACCTCACTTTGCCCAAAGACAAGGAGCTAGAAATCACGTGGAGAGAGCACTTGGAGTGCTCCAAGTCTGTTTTCCAGTTGTCTGTTGACCTGTTAAACAATGGGATCTGGAGACATTCTGGGAGGTGATGACATGTTGTGTGATTATGCACAACATGTCGTGGAGGATGATGGTGAAGATGTTGCTGCTGTTCTGGAATTTGAGAACATATAGAGGATCCTACCCAACTTCCACATCAGAATCCGGCCATATTTGATTAGTTTGTTCAAATGTATCAACAAATTCGCGTTGCGCAACTCATGAAAAACTCAAGGAAGATTTGATTGAGCATATATGAGTAGTTAAAGGGAGCAACTAGAACACATGTCTGATTTGAATTCAAGTTTGAACTATATTATTTGAAAACGATTGTACTACTTAAATTTGAACAACTATTGATATGCTATTATTTTGAGCCCTCGGACTTAAAAGAATAATAAAGGCAAATTTTTAGGGGACAATTGCATGGCCGACTTTCGTATCACTGTCCGCGGACAAGACCGCGGTCAATACAATGTCCGTTTTGGGGGACCGACGTTTTCGATACCCTAAGCTCCTTGACACGTAGCCTCTTGGTTGCTTGGGGTGTGACCGAGGCGATGATTAGGCTAATTTATTGGTGGGGCAATGGGCTGCGTCCTCGACCTAGCTATATATGAAAAGCTCTTCGTCATAACCTTCGTAGTAGTAAGTTAGGGGACCATAGTTTGGGCTGGTTTTACGgttggttgggggggggggggggggggcgactgCCTAGGATGGCCTTGCTGAAGCTCCACCACTTGGTGTGACCTGTgggtgggtgatacgtctccaacacaTTTTTTTGATTGTTTCATACTATTATATTACCAATCTTGTATGTTTTGTATGTCACTTtatattgataacccacaagtataggggatcagttgtagcccctttcgataaataagagtgtcaaacccaacgaggagctaaaggtagaacaaatattccctcaagttctattgaccaccgatacaactctacgcacgcttaacgttcactttacctagaacaagtatgaaattagaagtactttgtaggtgttgtaggataggttcgcaagataataaagagcacgtaaataaaaactagggtcTGTTTAGGTAAAGAAACAATTATGTTAGTTTAACGAGTGTGGAAAAATGGTGCTAGGAGTTGCGGAATTGTCCCTGAGTaattgactacgttactagaccgacagcaagttttatgtgggagaggccactactatcatgtcatcccttacttggaattttatgcacttatgattggaactattaccaagcatccgcaactactaacgtttattaaggtaaaaccaaccatagcattaagatatattggtcctccttcaatcccgtatgcatcaatttctatgctaggctgaagctgctatcacccttgccctccaatacatagtcctatcaacatataactaaccctatggtgtgatccacacgcgctcatatgatgggcaccaaaggacagcaacataaccacaagcaaattaaaccaaccatagcaattcaccaatcaccgataggacaacaaaaatctacttagacatcataggatggcaacacatcattcgataataatatgaagaataaagcaccatgttcaagtagagggtacagcgggttgcgggagagtggaccgctgtacgtagatgggggaaggtgatggaggtgttggtgaagatgacggaggtgttggtgtagatcgccgtcacacgatgattgccccggcggcgttccagcgccaccgggagagagggggagagagcccccctccttcttcttcctcgaccTCCCCCTAGATgagagaagggtttcccctctggtccttggcctccatggcggcggaggggcgggagcccttccgagattggatctctcccTCTGTTTCCTTTTGTTTCTGCCttcccagattctggcctttcaccgtttcttaaattcctggagatccgtaactccgattgggctgaaattttaacacgatttttatctggatattagctttcttgcggccgaagaagggcaccaactgTCTTACGGGGTGGCTACAAGCCTCCTGGCCGCGCCCTGGGGAGGGGGACGCGCCTCCAGGGCTTGTGGgtccctcgggcatcgtctcgcgttgattctttttcccaaaaatcacatatattccaaaaaattctccgtaagtttttatcgcgtttggactacGCTTGATGTGGagattctgcgaaacaaaaaaacatgcaacaaacaagaactagcactgggcactggatcaatatgttagtcccaaaaataatataaaaagttgccaaaagtatatgaaatttgtagaatattggcatgaaacaataaaaaattatagatacgacagagatgtatcagcatcccaagcttaattcctgctcgtcctcgagtaggtaaataataaaaaagataatttctgatgtggaatgctacctagcataatcttgatcatataatctaatcatggcatgaatattaagagacgagtgattcaaagcaatagtctatcatttgacattaagacaataatacttcaagcatactaataaagcaatcatgtcttctcaaaacaacatggccaaagaaagttatccctacaaaatcatatagtctggctatgctccatcttcatcacacaaagtatttcttcatgcacaaccccgatgacaagccaagcaattgtttcataattttaatgttctcaagccttttcaactttcacgcaatacatgagcgtgagccatggatatagcactataggtggaatataaggtgttgtgaggagaagacaaaaaagagaaagtctcacatcaactaggcaaacCCAGCAATCgatatcgatgcaagtgagtagggattgccatgcaacagatgtaCTAGAGATATatgtgtatgaaagctcaaactggaaactaagtgggtgtgcatccaacttgctttctcatgaaaacctcaggcatttgaggaagcccatcatcggaatatacaagccaagttcaataatgaaaattcccactagtatatgaaactgacaacataggagactctctatataaaaaacatggtgctactctgaagcacaagtgtggtaaaaggatattaatattgccccttctctctttttctcttattttttgttttttgttttttgggctctctttttttgcctcttttttttgtccggagtctcatcccaacttgtgggggaatcatagtcttcatcatcccttcctcactgggacaatgctctaaaaatcaTGATCATCACAAtcttatttacttacaactcaatattaaaactcgatatctagaacaatatgactctatatgaatgccccTGGAAATGTactaggatgtgcaatgatctagcatagcaaagatatgaAAAAACgtacaagccatgaaaatatcgtgctagctatcttacgatcatgcaaagcaatatgacaatgaatgctcaagtcatgtatatgatgatgatggaagttgcatggcaatatatctcggaatggctatggaaatgccataataggttggtatggtggttgttttgaggaagggtatatggtgggtgtaatgcacctgtgaaagttgcgcggtactagagaggctagcaatggtggaagggtgagagtgcgtataatccatggactcaacattagtcataaagaactcacatacttattgcaaaaaattattagctatcgaaacaaagtactacacgcatgctcctagggggataaatttgtaggaaaagaccatcgctcgtcccagaccgccactcataaggaatacaataaaaaataaatcatgctacgacttcatcacataacggttcaccatacgtgcatgcttcgggaatcacaaaccttaacacaagtatttctaccaatccacaattactcactagcatgactctaatatcaccatctttatatcgcaaaactattgcaaggaatcaaacatatcatatttagtgatctacaagttttatgtaggattttatgactaaccatgtaaATGACCAATTcatgtcaactctctaaatatatataagcgaagcatgagagtttaattctttctacaaaagatatgcccacgctctaacaaatataagtgaagcaaaagagcattctacaaatggcggttttctatgtgtagagaaacagacaatccaaacttcaaatgatataagcgaagcacatgaagcattctaaaaagccacactcaaaagatataagtgaagtgcaaagagcattctataaatcaaccaaggactatcacataccagcatggtgcataaaataagaagcaaaaataaacacaaaagacTCTCCAAGAACtcgcacatatcatgtgacgaataaaaatatagctccgagtaaaattaccgatggtcgttagaagaaagaggggatgccttctggggcatccccaagcttagttgcttgggagtccttgaatattaccttagggtgcctcgggcatccccaagcttaggctcttgccactccttattccttcatccatcgtgatctcacccaaaacttgaaatcttcaatcacacaaaacttaataaaacccttgtgagatccgttagtataataaagcaaatcaccactttaagtactgtttagaactaattcatattttatttttgcattataacTACTGTACTCTAACTTCACCACGACTTATATcaccgatacaatccatagattcatcaaaacacgcaaaacaatgcatcaaaaatagaatctgtcaaaaacagcaCAGTCTCTAGCAATCTGAACATCTACCAtgcttctgtaactccaaaaattcttaaaaaataggaaaaaataaaaaattaaatAGCAGTAATATGTAAAAAAATTAGAAACTTT contains:
- the LOC109762014 gene encoding LOB domain-containing protein 41, which produces MRLSCNGCRVLRKGCSEDCSIRPCLQWIKSPEAQANATVFLAKFYGRAGLMNLINAGTDDSLRPGIFRSLLYEACGRIVNPIYGSVGLLWSNNWQMCQAAVEAVLSGKPIVQVSSEDAAADRTPPLKAYDIRHVSTSSAADGRLHKVAKPGRTRFKRASSASSHHNPSSDSNNKPQPQPRAPTAEEELDRQHRKEMQEGAFQRAPSHESSDSRHEDPVEPHCQQEASADTEAEAGSHVSQAEQEQEQSTEPAAEHAEEVEKEEDEELGLELTLGFAPVAARPAGFHLSVRTAAEPAFVGLRFL